A single genomic interval of Salinarchaeum sp. IM2453 harbors:
- a CDS encoding TetR/AcrR family transcriptional regulator, with product MADEGEQPEDVNALFFDDPEDTQRKLLAATYRALCEHGYADLSLQTIGDEFGKSTSLIYYHYDSKDELVLDTLDAMLDQLEETLSDHPDDPEAALEVYLDMIEPGKTEEPTLERAIVELRGQAPNSEQYQKRFNRADAVIDQRLKQVVQAGIEQGVFVDQDPEETGRVLYTLLTGVMVRRASTNNDEWVTSISNEVRNRLYGDKSQDS from the coding sequence ATGGCAGACGAGGGGGAGCAACCGGAGGATGTCAATGCTCTGTTCTTCGATGATCCAGAAGACACACAGCGGAAACTGCTGGCGGCAACGTACCGAGCGTTATGTGAGCACGGATATGCTGATTTGTCTTTGCAGACAATTGGTGATGAGTTCGGTAAGAGTACGTCACTAATATACTATCACTACGACAGCAAAGACGAGCTTGTGCTCGATACGCTGGACGCAATGCTTGACCAACTTGAGGAAACGCTCTCAGATCATCCAGATGATCCAGAGGCAGCACTGGAGGTATATCTGGACATGATTGAGCCGGGGAAAACAGAGGAGCCTACCCTTGAACGAGCAATTGTGGAGCTTCGAGGACAAGCACCAAATAGTGAGCAGTATCAAAAGCGATTCAATCGCGCTGATGCTGTGATCGATCAACGACTCAAACAAGTCGTACAGGCTGGAATTGAGCAAGGAGTTTTCGTTGATCAAGATCCTGAAGAAACAGGGCGCGTATTGTATACGCTGCTGACGGGGGTCATGGTCCGCAGAGCATCGACAAATAACGACGAGTGGGTCACGTCAATTAGCAATGAAGTTCGAAATCGACTGTATGGCGATAAGTCACAAGATAGCTAA
- a CDS encoding S8 family serine peptidase, whose amino-acid sequence MATQQRMLLVIGVAVLLGLVFVPVAAGGGGVDSNPLVPDTAATHTDNDTTETAVVRFSDGAQTADISSTADLQAHAEDSQATFADAADESPYVDIQESLWLANAMLIEYDSSVLSEDDLTNVSGADRVHPNFNVSVNSSSQTASNTTTDHSTTQDTETTYGLDMVRAPETWETYDTQGEGVGVAVLDTGVDDDHADIELEDWAHFDSNGDPVDSEPQDNDGHGTHVAGTVAGGDASGTAIGVAPEADLYGIKALDDDGFGTFTQIITGMEWATERDNEIDILQMSLGSEGYHDEFIEPVENARDAGQIVSAAIGNDGQETSGTPGNIYTVLSAGAVDQDKNVPNFSSGEVIDTDGAWKDEAPDDWPDEYTVPNLSAPGVNVLSANAGTEDELTGISGTSMASPHVAGSAALVLSIFDSQDEIAPRETEEILTSTADHPDGTGSLDTEYGYGIVDSFAAATEAFDGGIVTGEVRGSDEPLESATVESSEGTSTATDAHGEYELSVPAGEQDITASAFGWAPATTSINIEDEEIINETDFELEETTDVAVRTDAPSRADPGESYPVEFDLANVDTYSVSIDGVSGDGAAINSELFTIEHDDGEIDSAINVDGDSLDLSVTSNESAFGTATLNHTFTGTGESESISFSTTTTHVHPDPVHVPDDFDPERLQTVINVLDGGTTLSLDSDTTFDESVDDSQPTAVHIDRSMTLTGDDGTATIDISGSSDDETTGIDIDGVGAHLESVAVSGDVDTGIAMSESDVTATDLSVDGPSVGTVATSGDQLTTATYDNVGTGVIVDTGFTDLNDITATVDDSGVIIEGAVSDAENLDVDLSGSGDGIIIDGGSVGQMSYVSVTDGDTGLEITDTSGADVLDADLDNLETGIVLAESTDVEIIDSTVVADETAAQFTAGTETSTIGDSNLEDGDLVFEDVPFDSNIIDGEYIDRQVTLSATETAITPADEPDSLDSHGPIGAFYNLTSYNAAAETNITVGYDTDETTVVNENSLQFYRFDNGSWNVIQGSTVDTDQQTVSAAVDEYSTIGVYGEGVPFMNINEVLAVSEIQPGDRFDLFANIENQGLVSGTDDVEYQFDGEHVDTAPVTLAPNESEIVSLAHETPDDLAEGEYSFTVSTSNDTYTDTVIVDEEAASANITANVSFDDEIEAGDTLDVTVELTNSGDGDGTFKRTLAVGDTTLVDDVVLIDANDEQSETFSVTLDEPGEYDVLLNDESFGTVTVLGPDEIDDEDDGIPGLGVAAAVIALLIATVWLRYRN is encoded by the coding sequence ATGGCTACACAGCAGCGAATGCTTCTTGTCATTGGTGTGGCGGTACTTTTGGGTCTGGTCTTTGTTCCAGTTGCCGCTGGCGGGGGAGGAGTTGATTCAAATCCACTCGTTCCTGACACAGCGGCCACCCACACTGACAATGATACGACAGAGACTGCAGTTGTTCGGTTTTCTGATGGCGCACAAACTGCTGATATTTCTTCGACAGCTGACTTGCAAGCACATGCAGAAGACAGCCAAGCGACATTTGCTGATGCAGCAGATGAGAGTCCCTATGTTGATATTCAGGAATCTCTCTGGCTTGCTAATGCGATGTTAATTGAATATGACAGTAGTGTACTCTCAGAGGATGATCTAACAAATGTTTCTGGAGCCGACCGAGTTCATCCGAACTTCAATGTCTCTGTTAATAGCAGTTCACAGACAGCGTCTAACACTACTACTGACCATTCAACGACACAAGATACTGAAACGACATATGGACTCGATATGGTCAGGGCTCCTGAGACATGGGAGACCTATGATACACAAGGAGAGGGTGTCGGTGTTGCCGTCCTTGATACTGGTGTTGATGATGACCATGCAGACATTGAACTCGAAGACTGGGCCCACTTTGACAGTAATGGGGACCCTGTCGACTCTGAACCACAAGACAATGACGGTCATGGAACTCATGTTGCTGGAACCGTTGCCGGTGGTGATGCCTCCGGGACTGCAATTGGCGTTGCTCCTGAAGCTGACCTATATGGGATAAAAGCCCTCGACGATGATGGGTTTGGAACCTTCACTCAGATTATTACTGGTATGGAATGGGCGACCGAACGTGACAATGAGATTGATATTCTCCAGATGAGTCTCGGCTCAGAGGGTTATCATGATGAATTCATTGAGCCCGTAGAAAATGCACGTGATGCTGGCCAGATTGTTTCTGCAGCAATTGGTAACGATGGGCAAGAAACTTCCGGAACTCCCGGAAACATATACACGGTACTTTCTGCTGGAGCTGTTGATCAAGATAAAAATGTTCCTAACTTTTCCAGCGGTGAAGTGATTGATACTGACGGTGCATGGAAAGATGAAGCACCTGATGACTGGCCGGATGAGTACACTGTTCCGAACTTATCAGCTCCCGGCGTTAACGTTCTAAGTGCAAATGCAGGGACTGAGGATGAACTTACTGGAATTTCAGGAACAAGTATGGCATCACCACATGTTGCAGGAAGTGCAGCCTTGGTGCTCTCAATATTTGATTCTCAGGACGAAATTGCACCAAGGGAGACTGAAGAAATATTGACCTCAACTGCTGATCATCCTGACGGCACTGGCTCCCTTGATACTGAGTATGGATATGGGATCGTTGATAGCTTTGCAGCGGCAACTGAAGCCTTCGATGGTGGCATTGTGACCGGTGAAGTGAGGGGTAGTGACGAGCCACTTGAATCTGCGACTGTTGAATCATCCGAAGGTACCAGCACAGCTACAGACGCCCACGGAGAGTATGAACTTAGCGTTCCAGCAGGTGAACAAGATATCACGGCCAGCGCTTTTGGGTGGGCTCCTGCGACTACATCAATCAATATTGAAGATGAAGAAATCATCAATGAGACCGATTTTGAACTTGAAGAAACAACCGATGTAGCCGTTAGAACTGATGCTCCTTCACGTGCTGACCCCGGAGAGAGTTATCCTGTTGAATTTGATCTTGCAAATGTCGATACATATTCTGTTTCGATTGACGGTGTAAGCGGCGATGGAGCAGCCATTAACTCTGAGTTATTTACTATTGAACATGATGATGGAGAGATTGATAGTGCAATCAATGTTGATGGAGATTCACTTGATCTTTCTGTCACGTCTAACGAGAGTGCGTTCGGAACTGCCACGCTGAACCATACCTTTACAGGTACAGGTGAATCAGAATCTATTTCATTTTCAACGACAACGACTCATGTCCATCCCGACCCTGTGCATGTTCCTGATGACTTTGATCCAGAACGACTGCAAACGGTCATTAATGTCTTAGATGGTGGTACAACGCTGTCACTTGATTCTGATACAACGTTTGACGAGTCCGTCGACGATAGTCAGCCAACAGCGGTTCATATCGACCGTTCGATGACGCTCACTGGTGATGATGGGACAGCAACAATTGATATCAGTGGCTCATCTGATGATGAAACAACTGGTATTGATATTGACGGCGTTGGTGCACATCTTGAGTCAGTTGCTGTCTCTGGAGATGTTGATACCGGAATTGCAATGAGCGAATCTGACGTTACTGCGACTGATCTGTCTGTTGATGGTCCGTCTGTTGGTACCGTTGCGACGTCTGGTGATCAACTGACTACCGCAACATACGACAACGTCGGTACTGGAGTCATCGTTGATACCGGATTTACCGACCTAAATGATATCACTGCGACTGTAGACGACAGCGGTGTTATCATTGAAGGGGCAGTTTCCGATGCTGAAAATCTGGATGTTGATCTCTCTGGATCAGGTGATGGAATTATTATCGACGGTGGTTCTGTTGGTCAAATGTCGTATGTCTCCGTTACTGACGGCGATACCGGGCTTGAGATTACTGACACATCCGGTGCGGACGTACTTGATGCCGATCTTGATAATCTTGAGACTGGCATTGTCCTCGCCGAAAGTACAGACGTTGAGATTATCGACTCGACAGTCGTCGCTGACGAAACGGCTGCCCAGTTCACTGCTGGCACGGAAACATCGACAATTGGCGATAGTAACCTAGAGGACGGTGATCTTGTGTTTGAGGACGTACCATTCGACTCGAATATTATTGACGGTGAGTACATCGACCGGCAAGTAACACTCAGTGCGACAGAGACAGCGATCACACCAGCTGATGAACCAGATTCACTAGATAGCCATGGCCCAATTGGCGCATTCTATAATTTGACTAGCTATAACGCTGCAGCTGAAACTAATATCACTGTTGGGTATGATACGGATGAAACAACCGTTGTTAACGAGAACTCGCTGCAGTTTTACCGGTTTGACAACGGATCATGGAATGTAATTCAGGGCTCAACTGTAGACACTGACCAACAGACCGTCTCGGCAGCAGTTGATGAATACAGTACGATCGGTGTCTATGGTGAGGGTGTACCGTTCATGAATATCAACGAGGTACTTGCGGTTAGTGAAATACAACCAGGTGACCGATTTGATCTGTTTGCCAACATCGAGAATCAGGGTCTTGTTTCAGGAACCGATGACGTTGAGTACCAATTTGATGGCGAACATGTCGATACTGCACCGGTCACACTTGCGCCCAATGAATCCGAGATTGTTTCCTTAGCACATGAGACTCCAGATGATCTTGCTGAAGGTGAATATAGCTTTACAGTCAGTACATCGAATGATACCTACACTGACACAGTTATCGTCGATGAGGAGGCAGCAAGCGCAAACATCACCGCTAATGTTTCATTTGATGATGAAATTGAAGCCGGTGACACGCTGGATGTCACCGTCGAGCTGACAAATAGTGGTGACGGCGACGGCACGTTCAAACGTACACTAGCGGTCGGCGATACTACACTTGTTGATGATGTCGTCCTTATTGATGCAAACGATGAACAGTCTGAGACGTTCAGTGTAACGTTAGATGAGCCAGGCGAGTATGATGTGCTGCTCAACGATGAGTCATTTGGCACGGTAACAGTTCTTGGCCCGGACGAGATTGACGACGAAGATGATGGGATTCCTGGACTCGGTGTTGCGGCCGCCGTGATTGCGCTTTTGATTGCGACAGTGTGGCTGCGGTATCGAAACTAA
- a CDS encoding dodecin → MVFKKITLIGMSEESFDDAVDNAIDEAQETVDNIHWVEVDEFGVEVASVPDRQYQAEVTVAFEVE, encoded by the coding sequence ATGGTATTTAAGAAAATTACACTCATCGGAATGAGTGAGGAAAGTTTTGATGACGCTGTTGACAATGCAATCGATGAAGCACAAGAAACAGTTGATAATATCCACTGGGTTGAAGTTGATGAGTTTGGCGTTGAGGTTGCATCGGTGCCAGACCGACAGTATCAGGCCGAAGTGACGGTCGCGTTTGAAGTCGAATAA